One region of Candidatus Atribacteria bacterium genomic DNA includes:
- the ssb gene encoding single-stranded DNA-binding protein, whose product MATFGDLNSFIAIGRLTRDPELRYTPGGTGVCKFGIAINRTYRNQEGNNVEDTLFINVTTWGKQAENVSQFLKKGRRVAISGELRSNNWQDKEGNKRTSFEINARTVQFLDLVKGQGAAEEVSVEGEEPFHNEKIDEDTSISEEDIPF is encoded by the coding sequence ATGGCAACTTTTGGCGATTTAAACAGTTTTATTGCTATTGGCAGACTAACCAGAGACCCGGAATTAAGATATACACCTGGAGGAACAGGAGTATGTAAATTTGGCATTGCTATAAATAGAACTTACAGGAATCAAGAAGGAAACAACGTTGAAGATACTCTCTTTATAAATGTCACTACCTGGGGCAAGCAAGCGGAAAATGTTTCACAGTTTTTAAAAAAAGGTAGAAGAGTAGCTATAAGCGGCGAACTAAGATCTAATAATTGGCAGGATAAAGAGGGAAACAAAAGAACTTCTTTTGAAATTAATGCTAGAACAGTACAGTTCTTAGATTTAGTGAAAGGTCAAGGTGCAGCAGAAGAAGTTTCAGTGGAGGGAGAAGAGCCCTTTCATAATGAAAAAATAGATGAAGATACATCAATATCAGAAGAAGATATTCCATTTTAA